Proteins from one Salinispora arenicola genomic window:
- a CDS encoding ATP-binding protein: MTDSGGCEGAAVSTEGPERTWCVVVPHHGTGARQARHWLADELAVVIPAGLLADLVAVLAELVGNAVRHAQPLPGGGIRVAWEIHNTPAGPRVRLQVTDGGALTEPRLRAIDPDAPDGRGLRIVAGLSTRWGIDRDGLGQNVWAEFEPAAGPVGTDAHDRSDLVVA, from the coding sequence GTGACCGACAGCGGCGGGTGTGAAGGGGCGGCGGTGTCGACGGAAGGTCCCGAACGAACGTGGTGCGTGGTGGTCCCCCACCACGGGACGGGAGCGCGGCAGGCGCGGCACTGGCTCGCCGACGAGCTGGCCGTCGTCATCCCGGCCGGGCTGCTCGCGGATTTGGTAGCGGTCCTCGCGGAACTGGTGGGCAACGCCGTACGGCACGCCCAACCGCTGCCCGGTGGGGGGATCCGGGTGGCCTGGGAGATCCACAACACACCGGCGGGTCCGCGGGTCCGGTTACAGGTGACCGACGGCGGGGCGCTCACCGAGCCGCGGCTGCGGGCGATCGACCCCGACGCCCCGGACGGCCGTGGTCTGCGCATCGTCGCCGGGTTGTCCACCCGCTGGGGCATCGACCGGGACGGCCTCGGCCAGAACGTCTGGGCCGAGTTCGAGCCGGCTGCCGGGCCGGTGGGCACCGACGCCCACGACCGGTCGGATCTGGTGGTCGCCTGA
- a CDS encoding metallopeptidase family protein, giving the protein MEMNRERFEELVGDALDEVPEELLRLMSNVVILVEDAPPPGEDLLGLYEGHALTDRGWGYSGVLPDRILIYRNPILRICDSEDDVVEEVAVTVVHEIAHHFGIDDDRLHELGWG; this is encoded by the coding sequence ATGGAGATGAATCGGGAGCGGTTCGAGGAACTGGTCGGCGACGCGCTCGACGAGGTGCCCGAGGAGTTGCTTCGCCTGATGAGCAACGTGGTCATCCTGGTCGAGGATGCCCCACCGCCCGGCGAGGATCTGCTCGGCCTGTACGAGGGGCACGCCCTGACCGACCGCGGTTGGGGCTACTCGGGTGTCCTGCCCGATCGCATTCTGATCTACCGCAACCCGATCCTGCGTATCTGTGACAGTGAGGACGATGTGGTGGAGGAGGTCGCAGTCACGGTCGTGCACGAGATCGCCCACCACTTCGGTATCGACGACGACCGCCTGCACGAGTTGGGCTGGGGCTGA
- a CDS encoding PAS domain-containing sensor histidine kinase: protein MPRRMDFPALITGLTAVLEMINSGDAGVPALIQLLRVTQQALGASGMAFVEFAPTGGRVIAATGTAEWTVGHPLPADNPDTVCLLSGPRVHQVETDCLTGGLGAELSGPSPSRMVVSRAELGGLTVGSLHALFPADDDQPCPDHQRVVAYVASCIAHMYGDQDGLPVHGDGPVVAALADGLAVVDRDTHVRLWNPAAAQVTGRSATDALSRPLPFPLPPPGQVLDHRLPDGRWLRITSGELPGPGTLRLVTFRDNTDQQRSATERDLFVAVTSHELRTPVTVIKGYADTLTAHWDSLNDLDRRMAAQKIGQRANELARLVDRLLSSTAEAGPSGEPPTPYDLGDALRAAVTNLPVELRHRITLTVPVSLPRALGHRNSLATVLTELCTNAGKYSPPGTAITVTAGADGRTVSVRVADQGIGIRPEHVERAFDRFWQGDSGDRRRFPGAGLGLFLVRRIVEQQNGWVSLRPKAGGGTVAEVRLPHG, encoded by the coding sequence ATGCCGAGGCGCATGGACTTCCCCGCTCTGATCACTGGCCTCACCGCAGTCCTCGAGATGATCAACTCCGGTGACGCCGGCGTACCGGCGCTCATTCAGCTGCTCCGGGTGACCCAGCAGGCGCTGGGCGCATCCGGAATGGCGTTCGTCGAGTTCGCGCCTACCGGCGGGCGGGTGATCGCCGCCACCGGCACCGCCGAATGGACTGTCGGCCACCCCCTGCCAGCCGACAATCCGGACACCGTCTGCCTCCTCTCCGGCCCCCGAGTCCACCAAGTCGAGACGGACTGCCTCACCGGCGGGCTCGGCGCGGAACTCTCCGGCCCGAGTCCGTCCCGGATGGTGGTGTCCCGCGCCGAGCTCGGCGGACTGACCGTGGGCAGCCTGCACGCCCTCTTCCCCGCCGACGATGACCAGCCGTGCCCGGACCACCAGCGCGTCGTCGCCTACGTCGCCTCCTGCATCGCGCACATGTACGGCGACCAGGACGGCCTACCGGTGCACGGCGACGGGCCGGTCGTGGCCGCGCTGGCCGACGGCCTGGCCGTGGTGGACCGCGACACCCACGTCCGGCTCTGGAACCCGGCCGCCGCCCAGGTCACCGGTCGTTCGGCCACCGACGCACTCAGCCGGCCGTTGCCGTTCCCGCTGCCTCCTCCGGGGCAGGTGCTCGACCACCGGTTGCCGGACGGTCGTTGGCTGCGGATCACCTCTGGAGAGTTGCCGGGGCCGGGGACACTACGCCTGGTCACCTTCCGCGACAACACCGACCAGCAGCGCAGCGCCACCGAACGTGATCTCTTCGTCGCGGTCACCAGCCACGAGTTGCGCACACCGGTGACCGTGATCAAAGGGTACGCGGACACCCTCACCGCGCACTGGGATTCACTGAACGACCTCGACCGGCGGATGGCCGCCCAGAAGATCGGGCAACGCGCCAACGAGTTGGCCCGGCTCGTCGACCGACTACTCTCCTCCACCGCCGAGGCGGGCCCAAGTGGGGAACCGCCGACCCCGTACGACCTGGGTGACGCCCTGCGGGCAGCGGTGACCAACCTTCCCGTCGAACTGCGGCACCGGATCACCCTGACCGTGCCGGTCAGCCTGCCCAGGGCGCTCGGTCACCGGAACAGCCTGGCGACGGTGCTCACCGAGTTGTGCACAAACGCCGGCAAGTACTCACCTCCTGGCACCGCGATCACGGTCACCGCCGGCGCGGACGGACGAACCGTTTCCGTCCGGGTCGCCGACCAGGGCATCGGCATCCGGCCGGAGCATGTGGAGCGGGCTTTCGACCGATTCTGGCAGGGCGACTCCGGCGACCGCCGCCGCTTCCCCGGGGCCGGGCTCGGCCTCTTTCTCGTCCGCCGGATCGTCGAACAGCAAAATGGATGGGTATCCCTCCGGCCGAAGGCCGGTGGCGGTACGGTCGCAGAGGTGCGGCTGCCCCACGGGTGA
- a CDS encoding DUF5926 family protein, with protein MGPTRTGPRRPLGCPTVSKRRRSQRATDTRKREKVRDVFVPRPFEGLTDEPEWIALRELVPAATAPLRLAPHLVQEFGERQVLLATVLPMATAAVCKPDGRVLIGLQRHQQSGDVSRDLAEALLCALRTEPGHQVTVPPLPGLGPRLPDVLVDGPLEITVHEDFEFWLDPGAAGDPSVQASLERANAAIYPTVRLSAARAAYWCQVPEKAHVRWVLSEDEDAALDALARLSAAGTLPLGEETKFAGMFRAHGRLVPVWDLPEDNPADRWEQPVAEFATRYGAALSDSTSLDAAARRARHGLLGRQLTLR; from the coding sequence GTGGGTCCGACCCGCACCGGCCCGCGCCGCCCTCTAGGCTGTCCGACCGTGAGCAAGCGTCGAAGGAGCCAGCGGGCCACGGACACCAGGAAGCGGGAGAAGGTTCGGGACGTTTTCGTGCCCCGTCCCTTCGAGGGCCTGACCGACGAGCCGGAGTGGATCGCCCTGCGCGAGCTGGTGCCGGCCGCCACCGCGCCACTGCGACTCGCTCCCCACCTGGTGCAGGAGTTCGGCGAGCGGCAGGTCCTGCTGGCCACCGTCCTGCCGATGGCGACTGCGGCCGTGTGCAAGCCGGACGGCCGGGTCCTCATCGGCCTCCAGCGGCACCAACAGTCCGGCGACGTCTCACGGGATCTGGCCGAGGCGTTGCTCTGTGCGCTGCGTACCGAGCCCGGCCACCAGGTCACCGTGCCGCCGCTGCCCGGCCTGGGCCCCCGGCTGCCGGACGTGCTGGTCGACGGGCCACTGGAGATCACTGTGCACGAGGACTTCGAGTTCTGGCTCGACCCGGGCGCGGCCGGCGACCCGAGCGTGCAGGCGTCGCTGGAGCGGGCCAACGCCGCGATCTACCCAACCGTCCGGCTGTCCGCGGCACGCGCCGCATACTGGTGCCAGGTCCCGGAGAAGGCGCACGTCCGCTGGGTGCTCTCCGAGGACGAGGACGCCGCCCTGGACGCGCTGGCCCGGCTCAGCGCGGCCGGCACGTTGCCCCTGGGGGAGGAGACGAAATTCGCCGGGATGTTCCGGGCACACGGTCGCCTCGTACCGGTCTGGGATCTTCCCGAGGACAACCCGGCGGACCGGTGGGAGCAGCCAGTGGCGGAGTTCGCCACGCGCTACGGCGCGGCCCTGTCGGACAGCACCTCCTTGGACGCGGCGGCTCGCCGCGCACGCCACGGGCTCCTGGGCCGCCAGCTCACCCTCCGCTGA
- a CDS encoding LCP family protein produces MVGHNMAGRTRRTLSFMSATTPAGSPPPHLPHSTGRARVSSSGSTGRARPAEPGWYPSPTGPAGGGPGGPGGPGRPGPGRPERRGPRPRWGRIALVAGVAVLVFALIAGAGAWVYARGLDNDLARTNPFPELAEDRPVKAVDGALNILLVGTDSRDPDAPMDERGKWRADTIIVMHIPSDHQKAYLVSIPRDLYVPIPESASADCGSGQRKKINAAFAFGGLPLAVRTVECFTDVRLDHVMAIDFGGFQEVTDALGGVDLTVEKTITSIHKPYRTFTEGINHMDGAEALDWIRQRKQFPRGDFDRMRHQQEFLRALMNKAASTGTLTNPIKLNDFLKAVTAAVTVDEGFSLIDMAREFRNLRGENLTFVTSPHNGSQTINGESVVVSDRERALAMYQAISRDTMATWVEANKSSDDN; encoded by the coding sequence GTGGTCGGCCACAACATGGCCGGCCGCACCCGACGTACGCTGAGTTTCATGTCAGCGACCACCCCTGCCGGTTCCCCGCCACCGCACCTGCCGCACAGCACCGGGCGGGCGCGAGTGTCCAGCTCCGGCTCCACCGGACGCGCCCGCCCTGCCGAGCCAGGCTGGTACCCCTCGCCCACGGGACCGGCCGGGGGTGGCCCAGGCGGTCCGGGTGGCCCAGGCCGTCCCGGTCCCGGCCGACCGGAGCGGCGTGGCCCGCGTCCCCGCTGGGGCCGGATCGCCTTGGTGGCCGGGGTCGCCGTGCTGGTGTTCGCGCTGATCGCGGGTGCCGGTGCCTGGGTCTACGCCCGTGGCCTCGACAATGATCTCGCTCGGACCAATCCGTTCCCGGAACTGGCCGAGGACCGGCCCGTCAAGGCGGTCGACGGCGCGCTGAACATCCTCCTCGTCGGCACGGACTCGCGGGATCCGGACGCCCCGATGGACGAACGCGGCAAGTGGCGCGCGGACACGATCATCGTGATGCACATCCCCAGCGACCACCAGAAGGCATATCTGGTGTCGATTCCCCGTGACCTGTACGTGCCGATTCCGGAAAGCGCGAGCGCCGACTGCGGCTCGGGGCAACGGAAGAAGATCAACGCCGCTTTCGCATTCGGTGGACTGCCGCTGGCGGTCCGCACCGTGGAATGCTTCACCGACGTCCGGCTCGACCACGTCATGGCGATCGACTTCGGCGGGTTTCAGGAGGTCACAGACGCGCTCGGTGGCGTCGACCTCACGGTCGAAAAGACGATCACCTCGATCCACAAGCCCTACCGGACGTTCACCGAGGGCATCAACCACATGGACGGCGCCGAGGCGCTGGACTGGATCCGGCAGCGCAAGCAGTTCCCCCGGGGGGACTTCGACCGGATGCGGCACCAGCAGGAGTTCCTCCGCGCGCTGATGAACAAGGCGGCCAGCACCGGAACGCTTACCAACCCGATCAAACTGAACGACTTCCTCAAGGCCGTGACCGCCGCCGTCACCGTTGACGAGGGATTCTCCCTGATCGACATGGCCCGCGAGTTTCGCAATCTGCGCGGGGAGAACCTGACTTTCGTGACCAGCCCGCACAACGGCAGCCAGACCATCAACGGCGAATCGGTCGTGGTCTCCGACCGAGAACGGGCGCTCGCCATGTACCAGGCCATTTCCCGGGACACCATGGCCACCTGGGTCGAGGCGAACAAGAGCAGCGACGACAACTGA
- the pheA gene encoding prephenate dehydratase, producing the protein MPGTPPTRFVYLGPEGTFAEQALQSIPAAGRGSHTPARSVGEALESVRVGGADAALVPLENSIGGAVGVTLDELAEGEPLVITREVILPVDFVLAVRTGGHLGAIRSVAAHPQASTQCRAWLRAHLPDAVVVDVLSNGAAAVGAAAGDFDAAICAPIGAARHRLVVLADKIADHPHAVTRFALFSRPGPPPPPTGDDLTSLAVYIAHDRVGALLSVLMELAVRGVNLTRIESRPTGEALGRYVFFLDCTGHLADARLGEALQGLRRVCAQVRFLGSYPRHRWTAAGGERPVPTPPGPADADYVDAAAWLARLRSGDLS; encoded by the coding sequence ATGCCGGGAACACCGCCGACCCGCTTCGTCTATCTCGGGCCCGAGGGGACCTTCGCAGAGCAGGCACTCCAATCCATCCCCGCAGCCGGGCGGGGCAGTCATACGCCCGCCCGCAGTGTCGGCGAGGCGCTGGAGAGCGTCCGTGTCGGTGGTGCGGACGCGGCACTGGTGCCGCTGGAGAACTCCATCGGCGGCGCAGTCGGGGTGACGCTGGACGAACTGGCCGAGGGCGAACCGTTGGTGATCACACGAGAGGTGATCCTGCCGGTGGATTTCGTGCTCGCCGTCCGCACCGGCGGGCACCTCGGTGCGATCCGCAGTGTTGCCGCCCATCCCCAGGCATCGACCCAGTGCCGGGCCTGGCTGCGTGCTCACCTGCCCGACGCCGTAGTGGTTGACGTGTTATCCAACGGCGCGGCGGCCGTCGGCGCCGCGGCTGGCGATTTCGACGCGGCGATCTGCGCCCCGATCGGCGCCGCTCGGCACCGGCTCGTGGTGCTGGCCGACAAGATCGCCGACCACCCGCACGCGGTGACCCGATTCGCACTGTTCTCCCGGCCGGGGCCACCCCCACCGCCGACCGGGGACGACCTGACGTCGCTGGCGGTCTACATCGCCCACGATCGGGTCGGCGCGCTGCTGTCCGTGCTGATGGAGCTGGCCGTACGGGGGGTCAACCTGACCCGCATCGAGTCCCGCCCAACCGGCGAGGCACTCGGCCGGTATGTGTTCTTCCTGGACTGCACCGGGCATCTGGCCGACGCCCGACTGGGAGAAGCGTTGCAGGGGCTACGCCGGGTCTGCGCCCAGGTGCGCTTCCTCGGGTCGTACCCCCGGCATCGCTGGACCGCGGCCGGGGGTGAGCGGCCAGTCCCCACGCCACCGGGGCCTGCCGACGCCGACTACGTTGACGCCGCCGCCTGGCTGGCCCGGCTGCGCAGCGGGGACCTGAGCTGA
- a CDS encoding arginine deiminase, translating into MVTHYVDSEVGRLGTVMLHRPGPELARLTPRNNDSLLFDAIPWVGRAQEEHDAFAAALRERGVEVLHLAELLTETLAASDARAELTEQVLRSPRLGDQLRVRVADHLAYLDPATLAGVLIAGLAHEELRISRERPGGLVYTLMDRHDFIIDPLPNLLFTRDSSVWIGGRAAVTSLAMPARRRESTLTDAIYRHHPRFAGTEFVYHPTMEHLEGGDVLLLAPGVLAVGVGERTTPAGAERLARQALAAQLAHTILVVPIVQERATMHLDTICTMVDVDAVLMYANVASTLVAYTVAARADGEDPRMDGPVPFLRAAADAMDLDQLRVIDTGLDPVTAEREQWDDGNNTLALAPRLCVGYERNTETNAQLERAGIEVVAIAGSELGSGRGGPRCMSCPLLRAPLGGDAEQAAASSVASPYRAPRAGRKGAGPVVGFSGG; encoded by the coding sequence ATGGTGACCCACTACGTGGACAGTGAGGTTGGTCGCCTCGGCACGGTCATGTTGCACCGCCCGGGGCCGGAGTTGGCCCGGCTCACCCCCCGGAACAACGACTCGCTGCTCTTCGATGCCATCCCATGGGTCGGCCGGGCGCAGGAGGAGCACGACGCCTTTGCCGCCGCCCTGCGCGAACGCGGCGTCGAGGTGCTCCACCTGGCGGAGCTGCTCACCGAGACACTCGCCGCCAGCGACGCCCGGGCGGAGCTGACCGAGCAGGTGCTGCGTTCGCCCCGGCTCGGCGACCAACTGCGGGTCCGCGTCGCCGACCATCTCGCGTACCTCGACCCGGCCACACTGGCCGGCGTCCTCATCGCCGGTCTGGCCCACGAGGAACTGCGGATCAGCCGGGAGCGCCCCGGTGGTCTGGTCTACACGCTGATGGACCGGCACGACTTCATCATCGACCCGCTGCCGAACCTGCTCTTCACCCGCGACTCGTCCGTCTGGATCGGCGGTCGGGCCGCGGTCACGAGCCTGGCCATGCCCGCCCGCCGGCGGGAGAGCACCCTGACCGACGCCATCTACCGCCACCATCCGCGGTTTGCTGGCACCGAGTTCGTGTACCACCCGACGATGGAGCATCTGGAGGGCGGCGACGTGCTGCTGCTCGCCCCCGGCGTGCTGGCGGTCGGGGTGGGTGAGCGGACTACGCCGGCGGGTGCCGAGCGCCTTGCCCGCCAGGCCCTTGCCGCGCAACTGGCACACACCATCCTGGTCGTGCCGATCGTGCAGGAACGGGCCACGATGCACCTCGACACCATCTGCACGATGGTCGACGTCGACGCGGTGCTGATGTACGCGAATGTCGCCAGCACCCTCGTCGCGTACACGGTGGCCGCCAGGGCGGACGGTGAGGACCCGAGGATGGACGGGCCGGTGCCGTTTCTGCGGGCCGCCGCGGACGCGATGGACCTGGACCAGCTCCGAGTGATCGACACCGGTCTGGATCCGGTGACCGCCGAGCGTGAACAGTGGGACGACGGCAACAACACCCTTGCCCTGGCACCCCGGCTCTGCGTCGGCTACGAGCGGAACACGGAGACCAACGCCCAGCTGGAACGGGCCGGCATAGAGGTGGTCGCAATCGCCGGTTCGGAATTGGGCTCCGGCCGCGGAGGCCCCCGGTGCATGTCCTGCCCGCTGCTCCGCGCCCCCCTCGGCGGGGACGCGGAGCAGGCCGCGGCGAGCTCGGTCGCGTCGCCGTACCGGGCGCCACGCGCTGGTAGGAAAGGAGCTGGGCCGGTGGTGGGGTTCAGCGGAGGGTGA
- a CDS encoding ACT domain-containing protein, with protein MLDIALLPGDYAVCRLAASSALPPDLAGGLSDGDVVTVSWTIDGVSVICPAARAPAQTETTWRCLRVVGPSDLALSEGLATLVDPLAKARVTVVTFSTHDTDYLLVPAVRLDEAIAALDRAGHRVRT; from the coding sequence ATGCTGGATATCGCCCTGCTGCCGGGTGACTACGCCGTCTGCCGTCTCGCGGCCAGCTCCGCCCTGCCGCCCGACCTGGCGGGTGGGCTTAGCGATGGCGACGTCGTCACAGTGAGCTGGACCATCGACGGCGTGTCGGTGATCTGTCCCGCGGCACGCGCACCGGCACAGACCGAAACCACCTGGCGTTGCCTGCGCGTAGTCGGCCCATCCGACCTCGCGCTCTCCGAAGGTCTGGCCACCCTTGTCGACCCGCTGGCCAAGGCCCGGGTCACCGTGGTCACCTTCTCCACCCACGACACCGACTACCTGCTGGTCCCCGCTGTCCGCCTCGACGAGGCCATCGCCGCGCTCGACCGCGCCGGGCACCGGGTCCGCACCTAG
- a CDS encoding glycerophosphodiester phosphodiesterase gives MGHPLVFAHRGSSYDLPEHTLAAYLRALDEGADGMECDVRLSRDGHLVCVHDGRLDRTSNGRGLVSARTLAELELLDFGSWHPNHTSTGGAGVLDESHTRLLTLDRLLETVRAAGRPVRLLIETKHPSRYGRDVERRLVALLDRHGLTVPRPEHPLQVTIMSFSLLAVRRLRELAPALPTVLLLEMLPRGFRLNRLPFGTRIAGPGLALVRARPDLIPALRAAGNQVYVWTVNDPADLELVLAAGVDGVITDRPAQTLTRVHG, from the coding sequence ATGGGCCACCCTCTGGTCTTCGCGCACCGCGGCTCGTCGTACGACCTCCCGGAGCACACCCTGGCCGCGTACCTACGGGCCCTCGACGAGGGCGCCGACGGGATGGAGTGCGATGTTCGGTTGAGCCGCGACGGCCATCTCGTCTGTGTCCACGACGGTCGACTGGACCGCACCAGCAACGGTCGCGGCCTGGTCAGCGCACGGACGCTCGCCGAACTGGAGTTGCTCGACTTCGGGTCCTGGCACCCGAATCACACGTCCACCGGCGGTGCCGGGGTGCTGGACGAGTCGCACACCCGGCTGCTCACCCTGGACCGGCTGCTGGAAACGGTACGCGCCGCCGGCCGGCCGGTCCGGCTGCTGATCGAGACCAAACACCCGTCCCGGTACGGCCGGGACGTCGAGCGACGCCTGGTCGCGCTGCTCGACCGGCACGGGCTGACCGTGCCGAGGCCCGAACACCCGCTCCAGGTCACCATCATGTCGTTCTCGCTGCTGGCGGTCCGCCGACTCCGTGAACTGGCACCCGCGCTGCCCACCGTGCTGCTGTTGGAGATGCTGCCGCGCGGGTTCCGGCTGAACCGGCTGCCGTTCGGCACCCGGATCGCCGGCCCGGGCCTCGCGCTGGTCCGCGCCCGCCCGGACCTGATCCCCGCGCTTCGGGCGGCCGGCAACCAGGTGTATGTCTGGACCGTCAACGACCCAGCCGACCTGGAGCTGGTGCTGGCCGCCGGGGTGGACGGCGTCATCACCGACCGGCCGGCCCAGACGCTCACCCGGGTTCACGGCTGA
- a CDS encoding NAD-dependent epimerase/dehydratase family protein, with the protein MKVVRRFGPGHRILVTGGAGFVPSHLVEALLARGCTVVAVDNFVTGSKENVAHLADTSTFTLVEADISDGLPGHHPAFAERFDAILHMASPASPTDFEKLPVEILRVGSVATLHLLDRAVADGARFLLASTSEAYGDPLEHPQRETYWGNVNPIGVRSVYDESKRFAEAATMAYHRSRGADVAIVRIFNTYGPRMRPDDGRAIPTFIAQALRGEPITVHGTGDQTRSICYVDDLVRGILLLLDSTETGPVNCGTEHEMSMRRLAESIVSLCGSPSEVTYVTRAADDPKMRRPDLTRARELLDFEPEITPEEGLHRTIAYFRERLG; encoded by the coding sequence ATGAAGGTTGTGCGACGCTTCGGCCCCGGTCACCGCATCCTCGTCACCGGTGGGGCGGGCTTCGTACCCTCGCATCTGGTTGAGGCCCTACTCGCCCGTGGCTGCACGGTCGTGGCGGTGGACAACTTCGTGACCGGTTCCAAGGAGAACGTGGCCCACCTGGCGGACACGTCGACCTTCACGCTCGTCGAGGCGGACATCTCCGACGGGCTTCCCGGGCATCATCCCGCCTTCGCCGAGCGGTTCGACGCCATCCTGCACATGGCATCGCCGGCCAGCCCAACCGACTTCGAGAAGCTGCCGGTGGAGATCCTCCGGGTCGGTTCGGTCGCCACCCTGCACCTGTTGGACCGGGCGGTCGCCGACGGTGCCCGTTTCCTGCTGGCCTCCACCTCCGAGGCGTACGGGGATCCGTTGGAACACCCCCAGCGGGAGACGTACTGGGGCAATGTCAACCCAATCGGCGTCCGGAGCGTCTACGACGAGTCGAAGCGGTTCGCCGAGGCAGCCACGATGGCGTACCACCGGAGCCGGGGGGCCGACGTCGCTATTGTCCGGATCTTCAACACCTACGGTCCGCGGATGAGGCCGGACGATGGCCGGGCGATCCCGACGTTCATCGCCCAGGCTCTGCGCGGCGAGCCGATCACCGTGCACGGCACCGGCGACCAGACACGGTCCATCTGCTACGTCGACGACCTGGTGCGTGGCATCCTGCTACTGCTGGACTCGACCGAGACCGGGCCGGTCAACTGCGGGACCGAGCATGAGATGAGCATGCGACGACTGGCCGAGTCGATCGTCTCGCTGTGCGGAAGTCCATCCGAGGTCACCTACGTCACCCGTGCGGCGGACGATCCGAAAATGCGCCGGCCGGATCTCACCCGCGCCCGGGAGCTCCTCGACTTCGAGCCCGAGATCACGCCCGAGGAGGGCCTGCACCGCACCATCGCGTACTTCCGCGAGCGGCTCGGGTAG
- a CDS encoding rhodanese-like domain-containing protein — protein sequence MFGPRVPTVTVPEIADDVYLLDVREDDEWLAGHAPGAHHLPMMELPTRLAEVPGDREVAVICRSGGRSAQVVTYLLRNGWETVHNVEGGMGEWAAAGRPMVDGDGQPGRVL from the coding sequence GTGTTCGGACCCCGCGTACCCACCGTGACCGTGCCCGAGATCGCCGACGACGTGTACCTGCTCGACGTCCGCGAGGACGACGAGTGGCTCGCCGGTCATGCGCCTGGCGCACACCACCTGCCGATGATGGAACTGCCCACCCGGCTGGCCGAGGTTCCCGGCGACCGTGAGGTGGCCGTCATCTGCCGATCCGGCGGGCGCTCCGCCCAGGTCGTCACCTACCTCCTCCGCAACGGCTGGGAAACGGTTCACAACGTCGAAGGCGGGATGGGCGAGTGGGCCGCTGCCGGACGTCCCATGGTCGACGGGGACGGGCAACCGGGCCGGGTTCTGTAG
- a CDS encoding LCP family protein, translated as MLLAGVAVVGLRELTGRYEQAVAQEQLLDPSARQDQTDLDGPLNYLLIGTDRWRSSGTTDRRSDAILVVHVPTGGREAFLMSVPRDLLVTIPAAPGYGGGQDKINSAFTHGGGGQPGARLLSATLAHLAGFRFDGAAVIDFSGFREVIDLLGGVRICVDTEFRSIHTDRVFAPGCQEMDGPTALDFVRQRHNLPNGDYDRQTHQQQLLRAVLQRTSETSLRSNPIRLDQVIRAVGSSLTVDTNGVPLADLVMAFRDLPTDALRGIQMPSHSQTIGQVSYVVLEDGGSELLAAVRDRRVPQWARANPRWVTQL; from the coding sequence GTGCTGCTGGCCGGCGTCGCCGTGGTCGGCCTCCGCGAGCTCACCGGGCGGTACGAACAGGCAGTGGCCCAGGAGCAACTGCTCGACCCCAGCGCGCGACAGGACCAGACAGACCTGGACGGGCCATTGAACTACCTGCTCATCGGCACTGACCGCTGGCGGAGCAGCGGGACCACCGACCGACGCTCGGACGCCATCCTCGTCGTACACGTGCCGACCGGCGGACGCGAGGCGTTCCTGATGTCCGTACCCCGGGACCTGCTCGTCACTATTCCCGCCGCCCCCGGGTACGGCGGTGGCCAGGACAAGATCAACTCCGCATTCACACACGGTGGTGGGGGGCAGCCGGGTGCCCGGCTACTCTCCGCCACCCTGGCCCACCTGGCCGGATTCCGCTTCGACGGTGCCGCTGTCATCGACTTCTCCGGCTTCCGCGAGGTCATCGACCTCCTCGGCGGCGTCCGAATATGCGTCGACACCGAGTTCCGTTCGATCCACACCGACCGGGTCTTCGCCCCCGGATGCCAGGAGATGGACGGTCCCACCGCGCTGGACTTCGTTCGCCAGCGTCACAACCTGCCCAACGGCGACTACGACCGACAGACCCACCAGCAGCAACTGCTCCGAGCAGTACTGCAACGCACCTCCGAGACCTCGCTGCGGAGCAACCCGATCCGCCTGGACCAGGTGATCCGTGCGGTCGGCAGCTCACTGACCGTGGACACCAACGGAGTACCCCTGGCGGACCTGGTGATGGCGTTCCGGGACCTGCCGACGGACGCCCTACGCGGAATCCAGATGCCGTCGCACTCGCAAACCATCGGCCAGGTCTCGTACGTCGTACTGGAAGACGGCGGTTCCGAGCTCCTCGCGGCGGTTCGGGACCGAAGAGTGCCGCAATGGGCCCGGGCCAACCCCCGGTGGGTCACCCAGCTCTAA